One Arthrobacter sp. Marseille-P9274 genomic region harbors:
- a CDS encoding tripartite tricarboxylate transporter TctB family protein: MNKLASRLKGRSELGLAALLGAVGVIVILDAASLTVPYSQADPVGPKTMPFIIGGLLLVCAVLLAINVLRGGQGEAEGGEDVDLSHPSDWRTLIPLVGAFVLNILLIDTVGWVISGALLFWGSAWALGSRRYVRDAIIAVVLSLGTFYGFYLGLGINLPAGLLQGVL; encoded by the coding sequence GTGAACAAGCTGGCTTCACGGCTGAAAGGCCGCTCCGAGCTGGGCCTCGCGGCCCTGCTCGGGGCGGTCGGCGTGATCGTCATCCTCGACGCCGCCTCGCTCACCGTCCCGTATTCGCAGGCCGACCCGGTCGGGCCCAAGACCATGCCGTTCATCATCGGCGGGCTGCTGCTGGTGTGCGCGGTGCTGCTCGCCATCAACGTGCTGCGCGGCGGGCAGGGCGAAGCCGAGGGCGGCGAGGATGTGGACCTGAGCCACCCGAGCGACTGGCGGACCTTGATCCCGCTGGTCGGCGCGTTCGTGCTCAACATCCTGCTGATCGACACGGTCGGCTGGGTGATCTCCGGGGCCCTGTTGTTCTGGGGCAGCGCCTGGGCCCTCGGCAGCCGCCGCTACGTGCGGGACGCGATCATCGCCGTCGTTCTTTCGCTGGGTACGTTCTACGGTTTCTACCTCGGCCTGGGCATCAACCTCCCGGCCGGACTGCTGCAAGGAGTTCTCTAG